One part of the Muntiacus reevesi chromosome 18, mMunRee1.1, whole genome shotgun sequence genome encodes these proteins:
- the ARL4D gene encoding ADP-ribosylation factor-like protein 4D has translation MGNHLTEMAPTTSFLPHFQALHVVVIGLDSAGKTSLLYRLKFKEFVQSVPTKGFNTEKIRVPLGGSRGITFQVWDVGGQEKLRPLWRSYTRRTDGLVFVVDAAEAERLEEAKVELHRISRASDNQGVPVLVLANKQDQPGALSAAEVEKRLAVRELATATLTYVQGCSAVDGLGLQPGLERLYEMILKRKKAARAGKKRR, from the coding sequence ATGGGGAACCATTTGACTGAGATGGCGCCCACCACCTCCTTCTTGCCCCACTTCCAGGCCCTGCATGTTGTGGTCATTGGGCTGGACTCAGCTGGAAAGACCTCCCTTCTTTACCGCCTCAAGTTCAAAGAGTTTGTCCAGAGCGTCCCCACCAAAGGCTTCAACACAGAGAAGATCCGGGTGCCCCTGGGGGGGTCCCGTGGCATCACCTTCCAAGTGTGGGATGTCGGGGGGCAGGAGAAGCTTCGACCGCTGTGGCGCTCCTACACACGCCGGACAGATGGCCTGGTGTTTGTGGTGGATGCTGCTGAGGCTGAGCGGCTGGAGGAGGCCAAGGTGGAGCTCCACCGTATCAGCCGGGCCTCGGACAACCAGGGGGTGCCTGTGCTGGTCCTGGCCAACAAGCAGGATCAGCCCGGGGCACTGAGCGCCGCTGAGGTGGAGAAGAGGCTGGCGGTCCGGGAGCTGGCTACTGCCACACTCACCTACGTGCAGGGCTGCAGTGCTGTGGACGGGCTGGGCCTGCAGCCAGGCCTGGAGCGCCTGTATGAGATGATCCTCAAGAGGAAGAAGGCTGCCCGGGCAGGCAAGAAGCGACGGTGA